A stretch of the Cottoperca gobio chromosome 2, fCotGob3.1, whole genome shotgun sequence genome encodes the following:
- the LOC115016988 gene encoding peripheral plasma membrane protein CASK isoform X6, producing the protein MTMADDDVLFEDVYELCEVIGKGPFSVVRRCINRDTGQQFAVKIVDVASFTSSPGLSTEDLKREASICHMLKHPHIVELLETYSSDGMLYMVFEYMDGADLCFEIVKRADAGFVYSEAVASHYMRQILEALRYCHDNNVIHRDVKPHCVLLASKENSAPVKLGGFGVAIQLGESGLVAGGRVGTPHFMAPEVVKREPYGKPVDVWGCGVILFILLSGCLPFYGTKERLFEAIIKGKYKVCLLVQMNPRQWAHISESAKDLVRRMLMLDPAERITVYEALNHPWLKERDRYAYKIHLPETVEQLRKFNARRKLKGAVLAAVSSHKFNSYYGDPPEELHDFTDDPTSSGLLAAERAVSQVLDSLEEIHALTDCSEKDMDFLHSVFQDQNLHTLLDLYDKINTRSSPQIRNPPSDGVQRAREVLETLSCYPENMEAKELRRILTQPHFMALMQTHDVVAHEVYSDDALRVTPPPTSPYLNGDSPDSTNGDMDLENVTRVRLVQFQKNTDEPMGITLKMNELNHCIVARIMHGGMIHRQGTLHVGDEIREINGISVANQTVEQLQKMLREMRGSITFKIVPSYRSQSMSCDKESPDVSRQSPANGHASVTSSILDLPATIQPKGRQIYVRAQFEYDPAKDDLIPCKEAGIPFRVGDIIQIISKDDHNWWQGKLENTKNGTAGLIPSPELQEWRVACIAMEKTKQEQQASCTWFGKKKKQYKDKYLAKHNAVFDQLDLVTYEEVVRVPSFKRKTLVLLGAHGVGRRHIKNTLITKHADRFAYPIPHTTRPAKKDEENGKNYYFVTHDQMMQDISNNDYLEYGSHEDAMYGTRLETIRQIHAQGMVSILDVEPQALKILRTADFAPYVVFIAAPTVTPGMTEDDSLQRLQKESEMLQGTYAHYFDQTIINNEIDDTIRLLEEAVDLVSTTTQWVPVSWVY; encoded by the exons ATGACCATGGCGGACGACGACGTGCTGTTCGAGGATGTCTACGAGCTGTGCGAGGTGATTGGAAA GGGTCCCTTCAGCGTGGTGAGGCGCTGCATCAACAGGGACACAGGCCAGCAGTTTGCTGTGAAGATCGTCGATGTGGCCAGCTTCACCTCCAGCCCTGGCCTCAGCACAGAAG ATCTGAAGCGAGAGGCCAGTATCTGCCACATGCTGAAACACCCCCACATCGTGGAGCTGCTGGAGACTTACAGCTCTGATGGCATGCTCTACATGGTCTTTGAATA tATGGACGGCGCAGACCTGTGTTTTGAAATTGTGAAGAGAGCGGATGCTGGCTTTGTGTACAGCGAAGCAGTAGCCAG CCACTACATGAGGCAGATTTTGGAGGCACTTCGGTACTGCCACGACAACAATGTGATTCACCGCGATGTAAAG CCTCACTGTGTGCTGCTCGCCTCGAAGGAGAACTCTGCTCCAGTCAAGCTGGGAGGCTTTGGAGTGGCGATACAGCTGGGAGAGTCTGGTTTAGTAGCTGGAG GTCGAGTCGGTACTCCCCACTTCATGGCCCCGGAGGTAGTCAAGAGAGAACCATATGGCAAACCGGTGGATGTGTGGGGATGTGGagtcatcctcttcatcctcctctctggctGCCTCCCTTTCTACGGCACCAAGGAGCGTTTGTTTGAGGCCATCATTAAGGGGAAATACAAG GTGTGTCTACTTGTCCAGATGAACCCCCGCCAGTGGGCCCACATCTCGGAGAGCGCCAAGGACCTGGTGAGGCGCATGCTGATGCTGGACCCAGCTGAGAGAATCACAGTCTACGAGGCCCTCAACCACCCCTGGCTGAAG gagaggGACAGGTATGCGTACAAGATCCACCTGCCTGAAACGGTGGAACAGCTGAGGAAGTTCAACGCCAGGAGGAAGCTGAAG GGTGCCGTGTTGGCTGCTGTTTCAAGCCACAAGTTTAATTCCTACTATGGCGACCCCCCAGAGGAGCTACACGACTTCACAGATGACCCCACCTCCTCAG GACTGCTAGCTGCTGAAA GGGCAGTATCACAGGTTTTGGACAGTCTAGAGGAGATTCATGCCTTGACGGACTGCAGTGAGAAAGACATGGACTTCCTCCACAGTGTCTTCCAGGATCAGAACCTCCACACCCTGTTAGAT CTTTATGACAAAATCAACACCAGGTCGTCCCCACAGATCAGAAACCCTCCGAGTGACGGAGTGCAGAGAGCCAGAGAG GTACTGGAAACCCTCTCCTGTTACCCAGAGAACATGGAGGCCAAGGAGCTCAGGAGGATCCTCACGCAGCCACACTTCATG GCTCTGATGCAGACCCACGATGTGGTGGCCCATGAGGTCTACAGCGACGATGCGCTGAGGGTGACGCCCCCACCCACCTCACCGTACCTGAACGGAGACTCTCCAGACAGCACCAACGGAGACATGGACCTGGAGAACGTCACCCGGGTTCGCCTGGTCCAGTTTCAGAAGAACACCGACGAGCCCATG GGCATTACTCTGAAAATGAACGAGCTCAACCACTGCATTGTGGCGCGAATCATGCACGGTGGAATGATTCATCGACAAG GGACTCTGCATGTAGGAGATGAGATCCGAGAGATAAATGGCATCAGCGTTGCCAATCAGACGGTTGAACAGCTCCAAAAGATGCTG AGGGAGATGAGGGGTAGCATCACCTTCAAGATTGTGCCCAGTTACCGGTCCCAGTCCATGTCTTGCGAC AAAGAGTCACCAGATGTGTCCCGACAATCGCCTGCAAATGGCCATGCTAGTGTCACCAGCTCCATCCTG GACCTGCCAGCGACGATCCAGCCCAAAGGCCGTCAG ATTTACGTCCGTGCTCAGTTTGAGTATGACCCGGCGAAAGACGACCTCATCCCATGTAAGGAGGCGGGCATTCCCTTCCGGGTGGGGGACATCATTCAGATCATCTCCAAGGACGACCACAACTGGTGGCAGGGAAAGTTGGAGAACACCAAGAACGGCACAGCAGGCCTCATCCCGTCACCTGAGCTGCAGGAGTG GCGCGTGGCGTGTATAGCGATGGAGAAGACCAAACAGGAACAGCAGGCCAGTTGTACCTGGTTtggcaagaagaagaaacagtaCAAAGACAAGTACCTGGCCAAGCACAATGCAG TGTTCGACCAACTAGATCTGGTGACGTATGAGGAAGTGGTCAGAGTGCcatcattcaaaagaaaaacactcgTCTTGCTTG GTGCACATGGAGTTGGTCGGAGGCACATCAAGAACACACTCATTACCAAACACGCTGACCGCTTCGCCTACCCCATCCCTC ACACGACTCGGCCTGCTAAGAAGGACGAGGAGAATGGAAAGAACTACTACTTTGTGACTCATGACCAGATGATGCAGGACATCAGCAACAACGACTACCTGGAGTACGGCAGCCACGAGGATGCCATGTATGGAACCAGGCTGGAGACTATCAGGCAGATCCATGCACAGGGCATGGTCTCTATCCTGGATGTCGAACCACAG GCACTAAAGATCCTCAGGACAGCTGACTTTGCTCCCTATGTTGTCTTCATCGCAGCTCCCACTGTCACCCCAGGCATGACTGAG GACGACTCTCTGCAGCGGCTCCAGAAGGAATCGGAGATGCTTCAGGGGACATACGCTCACTACTTTGACCAGACCATCATCAACAATGAGATTGATGACACCATCCGACTGCTGGAGGAGGCTGTAGACCTGGTGTCCACCACCACTCAGTGGGTGCCCGTCTCCTGGGTCTACTGA
- the LOC115016988 gene encoding peripheral plasma membrane protein CASK isoform X9 yields MTMADDDVLFEDVYELCEVIGKGPFSVVRRCINRDTGQQFAVKIVDVASFTSSPGLSTEDLKREASICHMLKHPHIVELLETYSSDGMLYMVFEYMDGADLCFEIVKRADAGFVYSEAVASHYMRQILEALRYCHDNNVIHRDVKPHCVLLASKENSAPVKLGGFGVAIQLGESGLVAGGRVGTPHFMAPEVVKREPYGKPVDVWGCGVILFILLSGCLPFYGTKERLFEAIIKGKYKMNPRQWAHISESAKDLVRRMLMLDPAERITVYEALNHPWLKERDRYAYKIHLPETVEQLRKFNARRKLKGAVLAAVSSHKFNSYYGDPPEELHDFTDDPTSSGLLAAERAVSQVLDSLEEIHALTDCSEKDMDFLHSVFQDQNLHTLLDLYDKINTRSSPQIRNPPSDGVQRAREVLETLSCYPENMEAKELRRILTQPHFMALMQTHDVVAHEVYSDDALRVTPPPTSPYLNGDSPDSTNGDMDLENVTRVRLVQFQKNTDEPMGITLKMNELNHCIVARIMHGGMIHRQGTLHVGDEIREINGISVANQTVEQLQKMLREMRGSITFKIVPSYRSQSMSCDKESPDVSRQSPANGHASVTSSILDLPATIQPKGRQIYVRAQFEYDPAKDDLIPCKEAGIPFRVGDIIQIISKDDHNWWQGKLENTKNGTAGLIPSPELQEWRVACIAMEKTKQEQQASCTWFGKKKKQYKDKYLAKHNAVFDQLDLVTYEEVVRVPSFKRKTLVLLGAHGVGRRHIKNTLITKHADRFAYPIPHTTRPAKKDEENGKNYYFVTHDQMMQDISNNDYLEYGSHEDAMYGTRLETIRQIHAQGMVSILDVEPQALKILRTADFAPYVVFIAAPTVTPGMTEDDSLQRLQKESEMLQGTYAHYFDQTIINNEIDDTIRLLEEAVDLVSTTTQWVPVSWVY; encoded by the exons ATGACCATGGCGGACGACGACGTGCTGTTCGAGGATGTCTACGAGCTGTGCGAGGTGATTGGAAA GGGTCCCTTCAGCGTGGTGAGGCGCTGCATCAACAGGGACACAGGCCAGCAGTTTGCTGTGAAGATCGTCGATGTGGCCAGCTTCACCTCCAGCCCTGGCCTCAGCACAGAAG ATCTGAAGCGAGAGGCCAGTATCTGCCACATGCTGAAACACCCCCACATCGTGGAGCTGCTGGAGACTTACAGCTCTGATGGCATGCTCTACATGGTCTTTGAATA tATGGACGGCGCAGACCTGTGTTTTGAAATTGTGAAGAGAGCGGATGCTGGCTTTGTGTACAGCGAAGCAGTAGCCAG CCACTACATGAGGCAGATTTTGGAGGCACTTCGGTACTGCCACGACAACAATGTGATTCACCGCGATGTAAAG CCTCACTGTGTGCTGCTCGCCTCGAAGGAGAACTCTGCTCCAGTCAAGCTGGGAGGCTTTGGAGTGGCGATACAGCTGGGAGAGTCTGGTTTAGTAGCTGGAG GTCGAGTCGGTACTCCCCACTTCATGGCCCCGGAGGTAGTCAAGAGAGAACCATATGGCAAACCGGTGGATGTGTGGGGATGTGGagtcatcctcttcatcctcctctctggctGCCTCCCTTTCTACGGCACCAAGGAGCGTTTGTTTGAGGCCATCATTAAGGGGAAATACAAG ATGAACCCCCGCCAGTGGGCCCACATCTCGGAGAGCGCCAAGGACCTGGTGAGGCGCATGCTGATGCTGGACCCAGCTGAGAGAATCACAGTCTACGAGGCCCTCAACCACCCCTGGCTGAAG gagaggGACAGGTATGCGTACAAGATCCACCTGCCTGAAACGGTGGAACAGCTGAGGAAGTTCAACGCCAGGAGGAAGCTGAAG GGTGCCGTGTTGGCTGCTGTTTCAAGCCACAAGTTTAATTCCTACTATGGCGACCCCCCAGAGGAGCTACACGACTTCACAGATGACCCCACCTCCTCAG GACTGCTAGCTGCTGAAA GGGCAGTATCACAGGTTTTGGACAGTCTAGAGGAGATTCATGCCTTGACGGACTGCAGTGAGAAAGACATGGACTTCCTCCACAGTGTCTTCCAGGATCAGAACCTCCACACCCTGTTAGAT CTTTATGACAAAATCAACACCAGGTCGTCCCCACAGATCAGAAACCCTCCGAGTGACGGAGTGCAGAGAGCCAGAGAG GTACTGGAAACCCTCTCCTGTTACCCAGAGAACATGGAGGCCAAGGAGCTCAGGAGGATCCTCACGCAGCCACACTTCATG GCTCTGATGCAGACCCACGATGTGGTGGCCCATGAGGTCTACAGCGACGATGCGCTGAGGGTGACGCCCCCACCCACCTCACCGTACCTGAACGGAGACTCTCCAGACAGCACCAACGGAGACATGGACCTGGAGAACGTCACCCGGGTTCGCCTGGTCCAGTTTCAGAAGAACACCGACGAGCCCATG GGCATTACTCTGAAAATGAACGAGCTCAACCACTGCATTGTGGCGCGAATCATGCACGGTGGAATGATTCATCGACAAG GGACTCTGCATGTAGGAGATGAGATCCGAGAGATAAATGGCATCAGCGTTGCCAATCAGACGGTTGAACAGCTCCAAAAGATGCTG AGGGAGATGAGGGGTAGCATCACCTTCAAGATTGTGCCCAGTTACCGGTCCCAGTCCATGTCTTGCGAC AAAGAGTCACCAGATGTGTCCCGACAATCGCCTGCAAATGGCCATGCTAGTGTCACCAGCTCCATCCTG GACCTGCCAGCGACGATCCAGCCCAAAGGCCGTCAG ATTTACGTCCGTGCTCAGTTTGAGTATGACCCGGCGAAAGACGACCTCATCCCATGTAAGGAGGCGGGCATTCCCTTCCGGGTGGGGGACATCATTCAGATCATCTCCAAGGACGACCACAACTGGTGGCAGGGAAAGTTGGAGAACACCAAGAACGGCACAGCAGGCCTCATCCCGTCACCTGAGCTGCAGGAGTG GCGCGTGGCGTGTATAGCGATGGAGAAGACCAAACAGGAACAGCAGGCCAGTTGTACCTGGTTtggcaagaagaagaaacagtaCAAAGACAAGTACCTGGCCAAGCACAATGCAG TGTTCGACCAACTAGATCTGGTGACGTATGAGGAAGTGGTCAGAGTGCcatcattcaaaagaaaaacactcgTCTTGCTTG GTGCACATGGAGTTGGTCGGAGGCACATCAAGAACACACTCATTACCAAACACGCTGACCGCTTCGCCTACCCCATCCCTC ACACGACTCGGCCTGCTAAGAAGGACGAGGAGAATGGAAAGAACTACTACTTTGTGACTCATGACCAGATGATGCAGGACATCAGCAACAACGACTACCTGGAGTACGGCAGCCACGAGGATGCCATGTATGGAACCAGGCTGGAGACTATCAGGCAGATCCATGCACAGGGCATGGTCTCTATCCTGGATGTCGAACCACAG GCACTAAAGATCCTCAGGACAGCTGACTTTGCTCCCTATGTTGTCTTCATCGCAGCTCCCACTGTCACCCCAGGCATGACTGAG GACGACTCTCTGCAGCGGCTCCAGAAGGAATCGGAGATGCTTCAGGGGACATACGCTCACTACTTTGACCAGACCATCATCAACAATGAGATTGATGACACCATCCGACTGCTGGAGGAGGCTGTAGACCTGGTGTCCACCACCACTCAGTGGGTGCCCGTCTCCTGGGTCTACTGA
- the LOC115016988 gene encoding peripheral plasma membrane protein CASK isoform X4, which yields MTMADDDVLFEDVYELCEVIGKGPFSVVRRCINRDTGQQFAVKIVDVASFTSSPGLSTEDLKREASICHMLKHPHIVELLETYSSDGMLYMVFEYMDGADLCFEIVKRADAGFVYSEAVASHYMRQILEALRYCHDNNVIHRDVKPHCVLLASKENSAPVKLGGFGVAIQLGESGLVAGGRVGTPHFMAPEVVKREPYGKPVDVWGCGVILFILLSGCLPFYGTKERLFEAIIKGKYKMNPRQWAHISESAKDLVRRMLMLDPAERITVYEALNHPWLKERDRYAYKIHLPETVEQLRKFNARRKLKGAVLAAVSSHKFNSYYGDPPEELHDFTDDPTSSGLLAAERAVSQVLDSLEEIHALTDCSEKDMDFLHSVFQDQNLHTLLDLYDKINTRSSPQIRNPPSDGVQRAREVLETLSCYPENMEAKELRRILTQPHFMALMQTHDVVAHEVYSDDALRVTPPPTSPYLNGDSPDSTNGDMDLENVTRVRLVQFQKNTDEPMGITLKMNELNHCIVARIMHGGMIHRQGTLHVGDEIREINGISVANQTVEQLQKMLREMRGSITFKIVPSYRSQSMSCDKESPDVSRQSPANGHASVTSSILDLPATIQPKGRQISRPAIKDKLSIKIYVRAQFEYDPAKDDLIPCKEAGIPFRVGDIIQIISKDDHNWWQGKLENTKNGTAGLIPSPELQEWRVACIAMEKTKQEQQASCTWFGKKKKQYKDKYLAKHNAVFDQLDLVTYEEVVRVPSFKRKTLVLLGAHGVGRRHIKNTLITKHADRFAYPIPHTTRPAKKDEENGKNYYFVTHDQMMQDISNNDYLEYGSHEDAMYGTRLETIRQIHAQGMVSILDVEPQALKILRTADFAPYVVFIAAPTVTPGMTEDDSLQRLQKESEMLQGTYAHYFDQTIINNEIDDTIRLLEEAVDLVSTTTQWVPVSWVY from the exons ATGACCATGGCGGACGACGACGTGCTGTTCGAGGATGTCTACGAGCTGTGCGAGGTGATTGGAAA GGGTCCCTTCAGCGTGGTGAGGCGCTGCATCAACAGGGACACAGGCCAGCAGTTTGCTGTGAAGATCGTCGATGTGGCCAGCTTCACCTCCAGCCCTGGCCTCAGCACAGAAG ATCTGAAGCGAGAGGCCAGTATCTGCCACATGCTGAAACACCCCCACATCGTGGAGCTGCTGGAGACTTACAGCTCTGATGGCATGCTCTACATGGTCTTTGAATA tATGGACGGCGCAGACCTGTGTTTTGAAATTGTGAAGAGAGCGGATGCTGGCTTTGTGTACAGCGAAGCAGTAGCCAG CCACTACATGAGGCAGATTTTGGAGGCACTTCGGTACTGCCACGACAACAATGTGATTCACCGCGATGTAAAG CCTCACTGTGTGCTGCTCGCCTCGAAGGAGAACTCTGCTCCAGTCAAGCTGGGAGGCTTTGGAGTGGCGATACAGCTGGGAGAGTCTGGTTTAGTAGCTGGAG GTCGAGTCGGTACTCCCCACTTCATGGCCCCGGAGGTAGTCAAGAGAGAACCATATGGCAAACCGGTGGATGTGTGGGGATGTGGagtcatcctcttcatcctcctctctggctGCCTCCCTTTCTACGGCACCAAGGAGCGTTTGTTTGAGGCCATCATTAAGGGGAAATACAAG ATGAACCCCCGCCAGTGGGCCCACATCTCGGAGAGCGCCAAGGACCTGGTGAGGCGCATGCTGATGCTGGACCCAGCTGAGAGAATCACAGTCTACGAGGCCCTCAACCACCCCTGGCTGAAG gagaggGACAGGTATGCGTACAAGATCCACCTGCCTGAAACGGTGGAACAGCTGAGGAAGTTCAACGCCAGGAGGAAGCTGAAG GGTGCCGTGTTGGCTGCTGTTTCAAGCCACAAGTTTAATTCCTACTATGGCGACCCCCCAGAGGAGCTACACGACTTCACAGATGACCCCACCTCCTCAG GACTGCTAGCTGCTGAAA GGGCAGTATCACAGGTTTTGGACAGTCTAGAGGAGATTCATGCCTTGACGGACTGCAGTGAGAAAGACATGGACTTCCTCCACAGTGTCTTCCAGGATCAGAACCTCCACACCCTGTTAGAT CTTTATGACAAAATCAACACCAGGTCGTCCCCACAGATCAGAAACCCTCCGAGTGACGGAGTGCAGAGAGCCAGAGAG GTACTGGAAACCCTCTCCTGTTACCCAGAGAACATGGAGGCCAAGGAGCTCAGGAGGATCCTCACGCAGCCACACTTCATG GCTCTGATGCAGACCCACGATGTGGTGGCCCATGAGGTCTACAGCGACGATGCGCTGAGGGTGACGCCCCCACCCACCTCACCGTACCTGAACGGAGACTCTCCAGACAGCACCAACGGAGACATGGACCTGGAGAACGTCACCCGGGTTCGCCTGGTCCAGTTTCAGAAGAACACCGACGAGCCCATG GGCATTACTCTGAAAATGAACGAGCTCAACCACTGCATTGTGGCGCGAATCATGCACGGTGGAATGATTCATCGACAAG GGACTCTGCATGTAGGAGATGAGATCCGAGAGATAAATGGCATCAGCGTTGCCAATCAGACGGTTGAACAGCTCCAAAAGATGCTG AGGGAGATGAGGGGTAGCATCACCTTCAAGATTGTGCCCAGTTACCGGTCCCAGTCCATGTCTTGCGAC AAAGAGTCACCAGATGTGTCCCGACAATCGCCTGCAAATGGCCATGCTAGTGTCACCAGCTCCATCCTG GACCTGCCAGCGACGATCCAGCCCAAAGGCCGTCAG ATCTCCAGACCTGCTATCAAGGACAAATTGTCCATCAAG ATTTACGTCCGTGCTCAGTTTGAGTATGACCCGGCGAAAGACGACCTCATCCCATGTAAGGAGGCGGGCATTCCCTTCCGGGTGGGGGACATCATTCAGATCATCTCCAAGGACGACCACAACTGGTGGCAGGGAAAGTTGGAGAACACCAAGAACGGCACAGCAGGCCTCATCCCGTCACCTGAGCTGCAGGAGTG GCGCGTGGCGTGTATAGCGATGGAGAAGACCAAACAGGAACAGCAGGCCAGTTGTACCTGGTTtggcaagaagaagaaacagtaCAAAGACAAGTACCTGGCCAAGCACAATGCAG TGTTCGACCAACTAGATCTGGTGACGTATGAGGAAGTGGTCAGAGTGCcatcattcaaaagaaaaacactcgTCTTGCTTG GTGCACATGGAGTTGGTCGGAGGCACATCAAGAACACACTCATTACCAAACACGCTGACCGCTTCGCCTACCCCATCCCTC ACACGACTCGGCCTGCTAAGAAGGACGAGGAGAATGGAAAGAACTACTACTTTGTGACTCATGACCAGATGATGCAGGACATCAGCAACAACGACTACCTGGAGTACGGCAGCCACGAGGATGCCATGTATGGAACCAGGCTGGAGACTATCAGGCAGATCCATGCACAGGGCATGGTCTCTATCCTGGATGTCGAACCACAG GCACTAAAGATCCTCAGGACAGCTGACTTTGCTCCCTATGTTGTCTTCATCGCAGCTCCCACTGTCACCCCAGGCATGACTGAG GACGACTCTCTGCAGCGGCTCCAGAAGGAATCGGAGATGCTTCAGGGGACATACGCTCACTACTTTGACCAGACCATCATCAACAATGAGATTGATGACACCATCCGACTGCTGGAGGAGGCTGTAGACCTGGTGTCCACCACCACTCAGTGGGTGCCCGTCTCCTGGGTCTACTGA